From one Streptomyces chromofuscus genomic stretch:
- the rpsF gene encoding 30S ribosomal protein S6: protein MRHYEVMVILDPDLEERAVSPLIENFLSVVRDGGGKVEKVDTWGRRRLSYEIKKKPEGIYSVIDLQAEPAVVKELDRQMNLNESVLRTKVLRPETH from the coding sequence ATGCGTCACTACGAGGTGATGGTCATCCTCGACCCCGATCTCGAGGAGCGCGCTGTCTCCCCGCTGATCGAGAACTTCCTTTCTGTCGTCCGTGACGGTGGCGGAAAGGTCGAGAAGGTCGACACCTGGGGCCGTCGTCGTCTCTCGTACGAGATCAAGAAGAAGCCCGAGGGCATCTACTCGGTCATTGACCTGCAGGCCGAGCCTGCGGTCGTCAAGGAGCTCGACCGCCAGATGAACCTGAACGAGTCGGTCCTCCGGACCAAGGTCCTCCGTCCCGAGACCCACTGA
- a CDS encoding GlcG/HbpS family heme-binding protein: MSTTTAVGPLTVQDADLLVTAAQRAAEAAGATVSVTVLDGGGHLLAFRRDDRAVLISGETSTRKAYTALQLNAPTADLVDAVKPDGPFHSLQTALDRPLLFIAGGLPIHRDGRLIGAIGVGGGAPEQDHGFATAAVEALG, encoded by the coding sequence ATGAGCACCACCACCGCCGTCGGGCCCCTGACCGTCCAGGACGCCGACCTCCTCGTCACGGCCGCACAGCGGGCCGCCGAGGCCGCCGGAGCGACCGTCAGCGTCACCGTCCTGGACGGCGGCGGGCACCTGCTCGCCTTCCGGCGCGACGACCGGGCCGTGCTGATCTCCGGTGAGACCAGCACCCGGAAGGCGTACACCGCTCTCCAACTGAACGCGCCGACCGCCGACCTCGTCGACGCGGTCAAGCCCGACGGGCCGTTCCACTCCCTCCAGACCGCGCTCGACCGGCCGTTGCTGTTCATCGCGGGGGGTCTGCCGATTCACCGTGACGGACGGCTGATCGGTGCGATCGGAGTGGGCGGCGGCGCCCCGGAGCAGGACCACGGGTTCGCCACGGCCGCCGTGGAGGCGCTCGGCTGA
- a CDS encoding serine hydrolase domain-containing protein, protein MTTSQEELLPGTRRALLHRLAVAQSEGRAPSMVAAVVRDGRAVWHGARTSVDGQMPDENVQYRIGSITKTFTAVLVLRLRDEGVLDLGDRLEKHLPGTRAGEATIAELLAHTSGLAAESPAPWWERSPGSLRPELADVLGDHPFLHPAGRRFHYSNPGYTLLGALVERLRAAPWEEVLRREVLEPIGLDRTRVRPSSPRAGGWAVHPWADVLLPEPAEDLGRMAPAGQLWSTTGDLARFAVFLAQGDERVLSEETVREMRAPAAPAEAADVAQGVTYGLGLQIQHCDGRLLVGHSGSLPGFLANLTLSVADDVGAVVLANCTSGPLLSTVGADLVRIVAEAEPRIPEPWRPLPEVDPVVLELAGQWYWGTYAFGLRLTGGGGVTLEPLSGKGRGARFRANGDGTWTGLEGYYAGELLRPVRRADGSVSHLDLGSFVFTRQPYDETAEVPGGVDPEGWRGIG, encoded by the coding sequence ATGACGACATCTCAGGAAGAGCTGCTCCCCGGGACGCGCAGGGCTTTGCTGCACCGGCTGGCCGTGGCCCAGTCCGAAGGGCGCGCGCCGTCGATGGTCGCGGCGGTCGTGCGGGACGGGCGCGCCGTGTGGCACGGGGCCCGAACGTCGGTGGACGGGCAGATGCCGGACGAGAACGTGCAGTACCGGATCGGTTCGATCACCAAGACCTTCACCGCGGTTCTCGTGCTGCGGTTGCGCGACGAGGGCGTCCTCGACCTCGGCGACCGGCTCGAGAAGCATCTGCCGGGCACCCGTGCCGGTGAGGCCACCATCGCCGAACTCCTCGCGCACACCAGCGGGCTGGCCGCCGAGTCCCCGGCACCCTGGTGGGAGCGGAGCCCCGGGTCCTTGCGCCCGGAGCTGGCCGACGTGCTGGGTGACCATCCGTTCCTGCATCCGGCCGGCCGGCGTTTCCACTACTCGAACCCCGGCTACACCCTGCTCGGCGCGCTCGTCGAGAGACTGCGCGCTGCCCCCTGGGAGGAGGTGCTGCGGCGCGAGGTGCTCGAACCCATCGGCCTCGACCGGACGCGTGTGCGCCCCTCCTCCCCGCGTGCAGGTGGCTGGGCGGTGCATCCCTGGGCCGACGTCCTGCTGCCGGAGCCCGCCGAGGACCTCGGGCGGATGGCTCCTGCCGGTCAGCTCTGGTCGACCACCGGGGATCTGGCGAGGTTCGCCGTGTTCCTCGCGCAGGGCGACGAGCGGGTGCTGAGCGAGGAGACCGTACGGGAGATGCGGGCGCCCGCGGCGCCGGCCGAGGCCGCGGACGTCGCCCAGGGAGTGACGTACGGACTCGGACTGCAGATTCAGCACTGCGACGGACGGCTGCTCGTGGGCCACTCCGGCTCGCTGCCGGGCTTCCTCGCGAATCTCACCCTGAGCGTGGCGGATGACGTCGGGGCAGTGGTGCTCGCCAACTGCACCTCAGGGCCGCTGCTGTCGACGGTGGGCGCCGACCTCGTACGCATCGTCGCCGAGGCCGAGCCGCGGATTCCCGAGCCGTGGCGCCCCTTGCCCGAGGTCGACCCGGTCGTACTGGAGTTGGCGGGCCAGTGGTACTGGGGGACGTACGCCTTCGGTCTGCGGCTGACGGGAGGCGGCGGGGTGACGCTGGAGCCCTTGTCGGGGAAGGGCCGTGGCGCACGCTTCCGGGCCAACGGTGACGGCACCTGGACGGGGTTGGAGGGCTATTACGCCGGAGAGTTGCTGCGGCCCGTACGGCGGGCTGACGGCTCCGTGAGCCATCTGGACCTCGGGTCGTTCGTGTTCACACGTCAGCCGTACGACGAGACAGCGGAAGTGCCGGGCGGAGTGGACCCGGAGGGGTGGCGGGGGATCGGTTAG
- the rpsR gene encoding 30S ribosomal protein S18, whose translation MAKPPVRKPKKKVCAFCKDKVTYVDYKDTNMLRKFISDRGKIRARRVTGNCTQHQRDVATAVKNSREMALLPYTSTAR comes from the coding sequence ATGGCGAAGCCGCCTGTGCGCAAGCCGAAGAAGAAGGTCTGCGCTTTCTGCAAGGACAAGGTCACGTACGTGGACTACAAGGACACGAACATGCTGCGGAAGTTCATTTCCGACCGCGGCAAGATCCGTGCCCGCCGCGTGACCGGCAACTGCACGCAGCACCAGCGTGACGTCGCCACGGCCGTCAAGAACAGCCGTGAGATGGCGCTGCTGCCCTACACGTCCACCGCGCGATAA
- a CDS encoding GNAT family N-acetyltransferase, protein MGDLEIRAAVTDDLPAIVGMLADDPLGAQRESPDDLIPYRAALERIGADPNQHLVVAVREGRIVGTLQLTVIPGLSRRGATRSIIEAVRIHADERGSGLGAQLIEWAIEESRRHDCQLVQLTSDTSRVDAHRFYERLGFTASHVGFKLQL, encoded by the coding sequence ATGGGAGATCTTGAGATACGAGCCGCGGTCACGGACGACCTCCCCGCGATCGTCGGCATGCTCGCCGACGACCCCCTGGGTGCGCAGCGCGAGTCACCGGACGACCTGATCCCGTACCGGGCCGCACTGGAGCGCATCGGCGCGGACCCGAACCAGCACCTCGTCGTCGCCGTTCGTGAGGGCCGCATCGTCGGAACGCTTCAGCTCACGGTCATTCCCGGACTCTCCCGCCGTGGAGCCACCAGGTCGATCATCGAAGCCGTCCGCATCCATGCGGACGAACGCGGGAGCGGGCTGGGCGCACAGCTCATCGAGTGGGCGATCGAGGAATCCCGGCGACACGACTGCCAATTGGTGCAGCTGACCTCCGACACCTCCCGCGTGGACGCCCACCGCTTCTACGAGCGGCTCGGCTTCACGGCGTCCCACGTGGGTTTCAAGCTTCAGCTCTAG
- the rplI gene encoding 50S ribosomal protein L9, giving the protein MKIILTHEVSGLGAAGDVVDVKDGYARNYLIPRKFAIRWTKGGEKDVEQIRRARKIHEIQTIEQANQVKAQLEGVKVRLAVRSGDAGRLFGSVTPADVASAIKAAGGPEVDKRRIELGTPIKTLGAHETSVRLHPEVAAKVSIEVVAA; this is encoded by the coding sequence ATGAAGATCATCCTCACCCACGAGGTCTCCGGCCTCGGTGCCGCGGGCGACGTCGTCGACGTCAAGGACGGTTACGCTCGCAACTACCTGATCCCGCGGAAGTTCGCTATCCGCTGGACCAAGGGTGGCGAGAAGGACGTTGAGCAGATCCGTCGTGCTCGCAAGATCCACGAGATCCAGACCATCGAGCAGGCCAACCAGGTCAAGGCCCAGCTCGAGGGTGTGAAGGTCCGTCTGGCCGTCCGCTCCGGCGACGCCGGCCGTCTGTTCGGTTCCGTCACCCCGGCCGATGTCGCCTCGGCGATCAAGGCTGCCGGTGGCCCCGAGGTCGACAAGCGCCGCATCGAGCTCGGCACGCCGATCAAGACGCTGGGCGCCCACGAGACGTCCGTGCGTCTGCACCCCGAGGTTGCCGCCAAGGTCAGCATCGAGGTCGTCGCTGCCTAA
- a CDS encoding GNAT family N-acetyltransferase, translating into MPTPALAALPIRRLTRRDLKVCADLSEDRGWPREEHKWGFLLTAGKGYGIDDPQGGLVAACAVTEYGPLERPELGAVGMVLVAERHARQGVGRRLMQHVVSLMGTTPLTLHATPNGRPLYEELGFKVTGRAEMLRGLFVPSGPEPDVATRPATGEDLPKILRIDAEVFGTDRTHIVTRLPAFADQVRVAEEDGRIIGYAAAWPNMDTHVVGPLIARDTETAKALIASLAAHTDRPLRTDIDVRHEELLAWAKERGLASVAFNAVMAYGMSELPGDWSRRFAPLTVAAG; encoded by the coding sequence GTGCCTACTCCTGCCCTCGCTGCTCTGCCGATCCGCCGCCTGACCCGTCGCGACCTCAAGGTCTGCGCCGACTTGTCCGAGGACCGGGGGTGGCCACGCGAGGAGCACAAATGGGGCTTCCTCCTCACCGCCGGGAAGGGATACGGCATCGACGACCCCCAAGGAGGGCTCGTGGCCGCCTGCGCGGTCACCGAGTACGGACCGCTGGAACGCCCTGAACTCGGAGCCGTGGGCATGGTGCTGGTCGCCGAGCGGCACGCACGCCAAGGCGTCGGGCGCCGCTTGATGCAGCATGTGGTGTCTCTGATGGGCACGACGCCTCTCACCCTGCACGCGACGCCGAACGGTCGCCCGCTCTACGAGGAACTCGGCTTCAAGGTCACCGGCCGCGCAGAGATGCTGCGCGGCCTTTTCGTGCCGAGTGGACCCGAGCCCGATGTGGCCACCCGCCCGGCCACCGGCGAGGACCTCCCCAAGATCCTTCGCATCGACGCCGAGGTGTTCGGCACCGACCGCACGCACATCGTCACGCGCCTGCCCGCCTTCGCCGACCAGGTGCGTGTCGCCGAGGAGGACGGCCGCATCATCGGCTACGCGGCCGCCTGGCCCAACATGGACACGCATGTCGTCGGCCCACTGATCGCCCGGGACACGGAGACGGCGAAGGCGCTGATCGCCTCGCTCGCGGCCCACACCGACCGCCCTCTGCGCACCGACATCGACGTCCGGCACGAGGAACTGCTGGCGTGGGCGAAGGAGCGCGGCCTGGCATCGGTCGCCTTCAACGCGGTGATGGCGTACGGGATGTCGGAACTTCCGGGTGACTGGAGTCGGCGCTTCGCTCCGCTGACGGTGGCCGCGGGCTGA
- the dnaB gene encoding replicative DNA helicase — MSISEPLDDPWADSGPSDRLPSRRRGDGGRTREDQHDRGRDNGAWDGGGSSFERVPPQDLNAEQSVLGGMLLSKDAIADVVEILKGHDFYKPAHETIYQAILDIYAKGEPADPITIAAELTKRGEINKVGGASYLHTLVQTVPTAANAEYYAEIVHERAVLRRLVEAGTRITQMGYAADDDVDEIVNRAQAEIYAVTEQRTSEDYLPLGDIMEGALDEIEAIGSRTGEMTGVPTGFTDFDSLTNGLHPGQMIVIAARPAMGKSTLALDFARAASIKHNLPSVIFSLEMGRNEIAMRLLSAEARVALHHMRSGTMTDEDWTRLARRMPDVSAAPLYIDDSPNLSMMEIRAKCRRLKQRNDLRLVVIDYLQLMQSGGSKRAESRQQEVSDMSRNLKLLAKELEIPVIALSQLNRGPEQRTDKKPMVSDLRESGSIEQDADMVILLHREDAYEKESPRAGEADLIVAKHRNGPTATITVAFQGHYSRFVDMAQT; from the coding sequence GTGAGCATTTCCGAGCCCTTGGACGACCCGTGGGCCGACAGCGGTCCCAGCGATCGTCTGCCCTCCCGCCGACGCGGGGACGGTGGCCGCACACGCGAGGACCAGCATGATCGGGGCCGGGACAACGGCGCCTGGGACGGCGGAGGTTCGTCCTTCGAGCGGGTCCCGCCGCAGGATCTCAACGCCGAACAGTCCGTCCTGGGCGGCATGCTGCTGTCCAAGGACGCCATCGCCGACGTCGTGGAGATACTCAAGGGCCACGATTTCTACAAGCCCGCGCACGAGACGATCTACCAGGCGATCCTCGACATCTACGCCAAGGGCGAGCCGGCCGACCCCATCACCATCGCGGCCGAACTCACCAAGCGCGGTGAGATCAACAAGGTCGGCGGCGCCTCCTATCTGCACACGCTCGTGCAGACGGTGCCGACGGCGGCGAACGCCGAGTACTACGCGGAGATCGTCCACGAACGGGCCGTCCTGCGCCGCCTCGTGGAGGCGGGCACCCGGATCACCCAGATGGGATACGCGGCCGACGACGACGTCGACGAGATCGTCAACCGCGCCCAGGCCGAGATCTACGCCGTCACCGAGCAACGCACGAGTGAGGACTACCTGCCGCTCGGCGACATCATGGAGGGCGCGCTCGACGAGATCGAGGCGATCGGTTCGCGCACCGGCGAGATGACGGGCGTGCCGACGGGTTTCACCGACTTCGACTCGCTCACCAACGGCTTGCATCCGGGCCAGATGATCGTCATCGCAGCACGTCCCGCGATGGGCAAGTCGACGCTCGCACTCGACTTCGCCCGGGCCGCGTCGATCAAGCACAACCTGCCGAGCGTCATCTTCTCGCTCGAAATGGGGCGCAACGAGATCGCGATGCGTCTGCTGTCGGCCGAGGCCCGTGTCGCGCTGCACCACATGCGGTCCGGCACGATGACCGACGAGGACTGGACGCGGCTGGCCCGCCGGATGCCGGACGTCTCCGCCGCCCCCCTCTACATCGACGACTCCCCGAACCTGTCGATGATGGAGATCCGCGCCAAGTGCCGTCGCCTCAAGCAGCGCAACGACCTCCGACTGGTCGTCATCGACTACCTCCAGCTGATGCAGTCCGGCGGTTCCAAGCGCGCCGAGAGCCGTCAGCAGGAGGTCTCGGACATGTCCCGGAACCTCAAGCTCCTGGCCAAGGAGCTGGAGATCCCGGTCATCGCGCTCTCCCAGCTGAACCGTGGCCCCGAGCAGCGCACCGACAAGAAACCGATGGTCTCCGACCTGCGTGAGTCCGGCTCCATCGAGCAGGACGCCGACATGGTCATCCTGCTCCACCGCGAGGACGCCTACGAGAAGGAGTCGCCCCGTGCGGGCGAGGCGGACCTCATCGTCGCCAAGCACCGAAACGGCCCGACCGCGACCATCACGGTCGCCTTCCAGGGCCACTACTCGCGGTTCGTGGACATGGCGCAAACCTGA
- a CDS encoding single-stranded DNA-binding protein, translating to MAGETVITVIGNLVDDPELRFTPSGAAVAKFRVASTPRTFDRQTNEWKDGESLFLTCSVWRQAAENVAESLQRGMRVVVQGRLKQRSYEDREGVKRTVFELDVEEVGPSLRNATAKVTKTAGRGGQGGYGGGGGGGQQGGGWGGGPGGGQQGGGAPADDPWASGAPAGGGQGGGGWGGGSGGSGGGYSDEPPF from the coding sequence ATGGCAGGCGAGACCGTCATCACGGTCATCGGCAATCTTGTCGACGACCCCGAGCTGCGCTTCACCCCCTCCGGTGCGGCGGTCGCGAAGTTCCGTGTCGCGTCCACGCCCCGCACCTTCGACCGTCAGACCAACGAGTGGAAGGACGGCGAGAGCCTGTTCCTGACCTGCTCGGTCTGGCGCCAGGCGGCGGAGAACGTCGCCGAGTCGCTCCAGCGAGGCATGCGCGTCGTCGTGCAGGGCCGGCTGAAGCAGCGGTCCTACGAGGACCGTGAGGGTGTCAAGCGCACGGTCTTCGAGCTGGACGTCGAGGAAGTCGGCCCCAGCCTGCGCAACGCCACGGCCAAGGTCACCAAGACCGCCGGCCGGGGCGGCCAAGGCGGTTACGGCGGCGGCGGTGGCGGCGGTCAGCAGGGCGGCGGCTGGGGCGGTGGCCCCGGTGGCGGCCAGCAGGGCGGCGGCGCTCCTGCCGACGACCCGTGGGCGTCCGGCGCTCCCGCCGGTGGCGGCCAGGGTGGTGGCGGCTGGGGCGGTGGCTCCGGCGGCAGCGGTGGCGGCTACTCGGACGAGCCCCCCTTCTAG
- a CDS encoding MarR family winged helix-turn-helix transcriptional regulator has product MTATDPALTALAQGWCALSLLHGRIEAHIERALQARHGLSVREYSLLDVLSRQHDGDGGHLQMKQVADAVVLSQSATTRLVTRLEDRGLLERYLCPTDRRGIYTNVTEAGLKLLAEARPTNDAALREALDEAAKNPELVPLVRVVESASVPA; this is encoded by the coding sequence ATGACAGCGACGGACCCCGCGCTCACCGCCCTCGCCCAGGGTTGGTGCGCCCTCTCCCTGCTGCACGGGAGGATCGAGGCGCACATCGAGCGCGCCCTGCAGGCCAGGCACGGCCTGAGCGTGCGCGAGTACTCCCTGCTCGACGTCCTCAGCCGACAGCACGACGGCGACGGGGGGCATCTGCAGATGAAGCAGGTCGCCGACGCGGTCGTGCTCAGCCAGAGCGCCACCACTCGGTTGGTCACCCGGCTCGAGGACCGCGGTCTGCTGGAGCGGTACCTGTGCCCCACCGACCGCCGCGGCATCTACACCAACGTGACCGAGGCGGGCCTGAAGCTGCTGGCGGAGGCGCGGCCGACCAATGACGCCGCCCTGCGCGAGGCGCTGGACGAGGCGGCCAAGAACCCTGAGCTGGTCCCACTGGTCCGCGTCGTGGAGTCGGCGAGCGTGCCCGCTTAG
- a CDS encoding MFS transporter — MPLALLALAIGAFGIGTTEFVIMGLLPEVATDFGVSIPTAGFLVTGYALGVMFGAPLMTVLGTKISRKRMLMVLMGLFIVGNLLSALAPAFAVMLIGRVVASLAHGAFFGIGSVVAAELVAPDKKAGAIAMMFTGLTVANVVGVPLGTLVGQSLGWRVTFTVVAALGVIGLAGIAKLVPEMPKPEGVHLRHELAAFRNVQVLLAMAMTVLGFGGVFAAITYIAPMMTHVTGFAEGSVTWLLVLFGLGMVGGNLVGGKFADRALMPMLYVSLGALAIVLALFTLTAHDKVLSAVTIALIGALGFATVPPLQKRVLDQAHGAPTLASAVNIGAFNLGNALSAWLGGIVIAAGLGYTAPNWVGAVLAAAALLLAVLSAALERRAGTTSAVVAAGVPTEERTAVHH, encoded by the coding sequence ATGCCTCTCGCGCTTCTGGCCCTCGCGATCGGGGCCTTCGGCATCGGTACCACCGAGTTCGTGATCATGGGCTTGCTGCCCGAGGTCGCGACCGACTTCGGGGTCTCCATTCCGACAGCCGGTTTCCTGGTGACCGGCTACGCGCTCGGCGTGATGTTCGGCGCCCCGCTCATGACCGTGCTCGGCACGAAGATCTCCCGCAAACGGATGCTCATGGTGCTGATGGGGCTGTTCATCGTGGGCAATCTGCTCTCCGCCCTCGCTCCCGCCTTCGCCGTGATGCTCATCGGCCGGGTGGTCGCCTCACTCGCCCACGGTGCCTTCTTCGGCATCGGCTCGGTGGTGGCCGCGGAACTGGTCGCCCCGGACAAGAAGGCCGGAGCGATCGCGATGATGTTCACGGGCCTGACCGTCGCCAACGTCGTCGGCGTTCCGCTGGGCACGCTCGTCGGGCAGTCCCTGGGCTGGCGCGTCACCTTCACCGTCGTCGCCGCGCTCGGTGTCATCGGCCTGGCCGGTATCGCCAAGCTCGTCCCCGAGATGCCCAAGCCCGAAGGCGTCCACCTGCGGCATGAACTGGCCGCCTTCAGGAACGTCCAGGTCCTGCTCGCCATGGCGATGACCGTGCTCGGCTTCGGCGGCGTCTTCGCGGCCATCACCTACATCGCGCCGATGATGACCCACGTCACCGGCTTCGCCGAGGGCTCCGTCACCTGGCTGCTGGTCCTCTTCGGCCTGGGCATGGTCGGCGGCAACCTCGTCGGCGGCAAGTTCGCCGACCGCGCGCTGATGCCGATGCTGTACGTCTCCCTGGGCGCCCTTGCGATCGTGCTCGCGCTGTTCACGCTCACGGCTCACGACAAGGTCCTCTCGGCCGTCACCATCGCTCTGATCGGCGCCCTGGGCTTCGCCACGGTGCCGCCGCTGCAGAAGCGCGTCCTCGACCAGGCGCACGGTGCGCCGACCCTTGCCTCCGCCGTGAACATCGGCGCCTTCAACCTGGGCAACGCCCTGTCCGCGTGGCTCGGCGGCATCGTCATCGCGGCCGGCCTGGGTTACACCGCCCCGAACTGGGTCGGCGCCGTCCTCGCCGCGGCCGCTCTGCTCCTCGCCGTCCTGTCGGCCGCGCTGGAGCGTCGTGCCGGCACGACGAGTGCCGTCGTGGCGGCCGGCGTCCCCACCGAGGAGCGGACCGCCGTCCACCACTGA
- a CDS encoding MATE family efflux transporter → MTQAPAPPRTARRRHDREIVSLAVPAFGALVAEPLFVLADSAIVGHLGTGQLAGLGVASALLTTAVSVFVFLAYATTAAVARRVGAGDLPAAIRQGMDGIWLALLLGAGVIAVVLPTAPSLVELFGASDTAAPYATTYLRISAFGIPAMLVVLAATGVLRGLQDTKTPLYVAVAGFVANGVLNVALVYGAGLGIAGSAWGTVIAQWGMAAVYLVVVVRGARSHGASLRPDVAGIRASAQAGTPLLVRTLSLRAILMIATGVAARLGDADIAAHQIVLSLWSLLAFALDAIAIAGQAIIGRYLGADDPQGARDVCRRMMQWGVVVGLLLGTLVVVARPAFLPLFTSDSAVKDAALHALLVVALSQPICGVVFVLDGVLMGAGDGPYLAWAMLLTLAVFTPVALLVPTVGGGLTALWAAMTLMMTVRMLTLWLRARSGRWLVTGATR, encoded by the coding sequence ATGACACAGGCTCCCGCGCCCCCCAGGACCGCTCGGCGACGACACGATCGCGAGATCGTCTCCCTGGCCGTCCCGGCCTTCGGCGCACTGGTCGCCGAGCCCCTCTTCGTCCTGGCCGACAGTGCGATCGTCGGCCACCTCGGCACGGGCCAACTCGCCGGGCTCGGCGTCGCCTCGGCGCTCCTCACCACCGCCGTCAGCGTCTTTGTCTTCCTCGCCTACGCCACCACGGCGGCCGTGGCCCGGCGGGTCGGTGCTGGTGACCTCCCCGCGGCCATCCGGCAGGGCATGGACGGAATCTGGCTGGCCCTGCTGCTCGGCGCCGGCGTCATCGCCGTCGTCCTGCCCACGGCACCGTCACTTGTGGAACTCTTCGGCGCCTCCGACACAGCGGCTCCCTACGCGACGACCTATCTGCGGATCTCGGCCTTCGGCATCCCGGCCATGCTCGTCGTCCTCGCCGCGACCGGCGTCCTGCGCGGTCTGCAGGACACCAAGACGCCGCTCTACGTGGCTGTCGCGGGCTTCGTCGCCAACGGTGTCCTGAACGTGGCCCTGGTCTACGGTGCCGGCCTCGGCATAGCCGGCTCCGCCTGGGGCACCGTGATCGCCCAGTGGGGCATGGCCGCCGTCTACCTCGTGGTCGTCGTGCGGGGAGCCCGCAGCCACGGCGCCTCACTGCGCCCGGACGTCGCGGGGATCAGGGCGTCCGCACAGGCCGGGACACCCCTTTTGGTCCGCACGCTCTCACTGCGAGCCATCCTGATGATCGCGACAGGCGTCGCAGCCCGCCTGGGCGACGCCGACATAGCGGCCCACCAGATCGTCCTCTCCCTCTGGAGCCTGCTGGCCTTCGCACTCGACGCCATCGCCATCGCCGGGCAGGCCATCATCGGACGGTATCTCGGCGCCGACGACCCACAAGGAGCCCGTGACGTCTGCCGACGCATGATGCAGTGGGGCGTCGTGGTCGGTCTCCTCCTCGGGACTCTGGTCGTCGTGGCCCGCCCGGCCTTCCTCCCTCTGTTCACCAGCGACTCCGCGGTAAAGGACGCCGCTCTCCATGCCCTGCTGGTCGTGGCGCTCTCCCAGCCGATCTGCGGTGTCGTCTTCGTCCTGGACGGCGTCCTGATGGGAGCCGGTGACGGCCCCTACCTCGCCTGGGCGATGCTCCTGACTCTCGCCGTCTTCACTCCCGTGGCGCTGCTCGTACCCACCGTCGGTGGCGGGCTCACCGCATTGTGGGCGGCCATGACGCTGATGATGACGGTCCGCATGCTCACCCTGTGGCTGCGCGCACGCTCAGGCCGCTGGCTCGTCACGGGCGCCACGCGCTGA